From Vigna radiata var. radiata cultivar VC1973A unplaced genomic scaffold, Vradiata_ver6 scaffold_281, whole genome shotgun sequence, a single genomic window includes:
- the LOC106779445 gene encoding probable protein S-acyltransferase 14: MHRSGATMAWNVFKFCTALRGLGSIMILLVLGVVGVTYYAVVLTNFGPALSAGGLDSLVAVLVLILFHSLLVMLLWSYFSVVFTDPGSVPPNWRPTIDEERGEADPLVGTEFSNVQADPNQRIRYCRKCNQLKPPRCHHCSVCGRCVLKMDHHCVWVVNCVGALNYKYFLLFLFYTFLETTLVTASLLPHFIAFFSDGEIPGTPGSLATTFLAFVLNLAFALSVLGFLIMHISLVAANTTTIEAYEKKTTPKWRYDLGRRKNFEQVFGMDKKYWFIPSYSDEDIRKMPALQGLDYPSKPDFDSQ; the protein is encoded by the exons ATGCATAGATCTGGAGCTACGATGGCGTGGAACGTGTTCAAGTTCTGCACTGCTCTGCGAGGATTGGGCTCGATCATGATTCTGTTGGTTCTTGGGGTCGTTGGTGTGACTTATTATGCTGTTGTTTTGACCAATTTTGGCCCTGCTTTGTCTGCTGGAGGACTTGATTCTCTTGTTGCCGTGCTAGTGTTGATCTTGTTTCATAGTTTG TTGGTTATGCTGTTGTGGAGTTACTTCTCTGTCGTTTTTACTGATCCTGGGAGCGTTCCTCCTAACTGGAGGCCTACAATTGATGAGGAAAGAGGAGAGGCTGATCCGCTGGTTGGGACGGAGTTTAGTAACGTGCAGGCTGATCCCAATCAACGGATTCGGTACTGTCGGAAGTGCAATCAGCTCAAGCCACCTCGATGCCACCATTGTTCAGTTT GTGGGCGCTGTGTTTTGAAGATGGACCACCATTGTGTGTGGGTAGTCAACTGTGTTGGAGCTCTAAATTACAAGTATTTCCTTCTCTTCTTG TTCTACACATTTCTTGAGACGACTCTGGTGACTGCATCCTTACTGCCACATTTTATTGCATTCTTTAGTGATGGAGAAATCCCTGGAACACCTGGCTCTCTTGCTACAACTTTTCTTGCTTTTG TTTTAAACCTGGCCTTTGCACTAAGTGTCTTGGGATTTCTCATCATGCACATATCTTTAGTGGCTGCTAATACTACCACTATTGAG GCTTATGAGAAGAAAACTACTCCAAAATGGCGTTATGACCTTGGTCGTCGAAAAAATTTTGAGCAG GTTTTTGGAATGGACAAGAAGTACTGGTTCATTCCTTCATATTCAGATGAGGATATCCGAAAGATGCCAGCTCTACAAGGTCTTGACTATCCTTCAAAACCTGACTTTGATTCCCAATAG